In the Magnetococcales bacterium genome, CAAGCTGGATTTAAGCGACCTCATGTGGGGTTTGTTGAAATATTCATGGGTGACGATTATTATCACGGTTATCTTTACCTATAATGCCTATCAGAAGGCCAAGAATACTCCCTATTTATACAAGGCCATGACGTCGCTTATTTCTGCTGATGAGTCAGGGGGTACCATGACGCAGATGGCAGCTACTTCCGTGGGAACCAGCAATGTTACCAGTGCCGGTTTTGTATCTGGATTGTTGGGACCTCTTTCGGGTTTGTTGATGGGTGGAGGTATCAGTGGTCCTGGTGGTGACCTGGCGAATGTCAATTTGAAATCGCGCACGTTCATGACAAGCCTGATCCGGGAGGAAAACCTGCTCCCTGAACTCTATCCGGATCAATGGGATGAGGTGGCTGGCAAGTGGAAAAACGGCAAGGAACCTGATTTGTTCCAGGCTGCCCAGAAGTTGCGGCTGATGATCCAGCTTGGTCCCGATGCCGTCACCGGGACGTACAGTCTCTCCGTTACCACAGAAGATCCTGTAAAAGCAGCAAAATGGGCCAATCTGCTGGTCGATGTTCTCAACAGAAGATTACGGGCCAAGGCCATCAAGGAATGCGAAGAAAAGATGGAGTTCTTGACCAATCAGATCAAGCAGACATCTTACGTGGAGTTTCAGCAAGCCATCGCTGGCTTGATGGAAGTGGAGATTAAAAAGATGATGGCGGCCCGCTTGCGCAAGGAGTTCATTTATCGCGTGATTGATCCTGCCATTCCGCCCAGGATTGGTGACCACGTCAGTCCCGACAAGGGACGCATGGTTACAACAGGTCTTGGTATTGGGTTCATGATTGGTTTTGCGGCAGCCGTTGTCCTCCATTTTCTGGAGACACTCATCAGAAAACGCTTGCGCCAGCGACGGGAAATGAAGGAAGCCAAGATGCAAGCGGAAAAACAGACCAACGGCGAAGAAATGACGGATGCCGGGAAGATTGAGGAAAAAGAAAAAATCGGGGAAGGACGCAAAACCGAACCCGCCATGGTCTGAAAAGGTTGCTGAACAGGGAGGCCCTTATTCAGCAGACCGGCGGATATTGCCGGGCCATGTCTGTCTGAGGAGGATGACCCCGGCCAGAAAGAACGGCAGGGAGAGGATTTGTCCGATGGAGAGGGGAGAATCGGCGGAGAAGACCATGGGTTCCTTGAAAAATTCTGCCACAATACGCAAGCCGAAATAGCTGGAGGCGAAAAGAGCCAGGAGCATGCCGCGGGGGCGTTGTTCCCCGCCGTGCCGTCGGTCTGCCCAGAACAACAGGCCCAGCACCACGAGGCTGAGAAGGGCTTCATAGATTTGAACGGGGTGCCGGGGAACCAGTCCGGTACGGTCATGGTGCGTCAAGCACAAAGCCCAGGGCACGGACGTTGTCTTGCCGACAATTTCGGAATTGGCCAGATTGCCGAGGCGCACAAAAAACGCCACCAGCGTTGTTCCGAAAGTGATCCGGTCGGCCAGATCCAGAAATGGAATACGGGACCATTTGTGGTAAACATAAAGGGCCAGCAGAATGCCCACAGCGGCACCGTGACTGGAGAGTCCGACGATGGGTCCCTTCAGGTTGAAAGCCGCCCATGGATTGGCTGCAACCTGATCCCAGGCATAAAATACCCGATGTCCGGTGAAAGCCCCGATCAGCATGCCCAGGGCCAAGGCCCAGGTCAGACGAATGTCGGTGTTTTCCGGGTAGCCGGCGCGGGCAATCTGCCAGGAGAGGAGGGTATGTCCCAGGATGATCCCCAGGCCAAACAGGAGTCCATACCAGCGGACATTCATGGACCACAGAGTGATGGTGGGATCCAGATTCCATATGATGCAGGGGGGGGCGATTTCGTTCAAAAGGCGTTCCTGTGAGGTTCATTCATCCGTGGCATTTTTGGCTTCTGCATCAGGTGGCAGGAAGCTTTTCTTTTCGGGATTGATGCCCAGCATGATCTCTCCCAGATAACGCAGAAACGCCTCCCCTTTGGGTGTCAGGGACATGGGTCCTGACTGATGTCGGGCACCCAGGGGCTGATCGAACTGCACAAGTCCCATGGCGGCATGGCGGCCATGGGGGGGTTCCTGGAAATCCTGAAGATCCCACATGGTGACCAGACGGGATTTGCCGACATCCTCTGCCAACAGGTTCATGTCCACCTCCGAGCGGTTGCCCAGAATGGCAAAGGCCAGGATGGCATGCAGTTGAATATCCGGCTTGAGTTCCCGGAAGGCCTGCAACAGATTTTCCAGACGTTTCAGGATGACTGCCGGATCCTGGGGAGGTTCCGGATTTTTTTTGGCGGAACCCTCGACCGTCTGCAACAACGCCCGACTGAGAACGGAAGAATCGGTTGCCCCGATCTCCCCGGATTTCAGGCGTTCCAAGGCTTCCAGGGCCTCGGGACCGAGCCAGACGGCAATGCGTTTTTGTCCCTCTTTGATGCGACGTTCGCGGAAACGTTTTTGGCGTTTGAGGGTTGCTTCGTCGGTGACCATTCACTCCCCCTTGCTTGTCGATTACCGGGCCGACCGGAGAAAAATGATCCCAGGCAGGCAAAAAAGCAATCAAAAATGCAATTGGGTTGTTTGAGCGGCGCGATGTGCCCGGCGTATCCGGCGCATGCCGACGAGGATCCCGCCGATACCGACCAACAGAGGTATCAGACCGATGTTCAAAAATTTGATCCAGGTTTGCAGGTGTTCCACTTCCAGATTCAAGCGTCTGCGGGCTTCGCGCTGCTCCTTGCGGATGGTGAGCAGCTCTTGACTGAATTTTTCAATCTCAGCCTGTTGGCTGGCATTCAGGGCAGAATTGTTGCCTTTTTGTTGCAGTTCGAGAAAATGTATTTGTGTTTCCTGGAGGCGTTGATTCAGGACTTTCTGGATTTCCTGTGCCTGGAGTTCGGCTTGCTGACGGATGGCCAGCAGGCGCACGAAAGGTCGTGCGGCCTGGGAGCGACTTTGATTGCGGGCACTGATCAAATCGGGACGGACCAGCAGATCATCGAGAATGTTCATGACCAACCGGCCATTGGCGGTGTAGGGTACATCGACGGGCATATCCTGAAAATCCATTCTGCGGACCCAGAACTGGTCCTGGAGCAGATCGCAATCAGCCACCAGGACCAGCCTGACAGGTTCCCGGGAGGTGTTCAGATGTCCGATCTTGCGGTCGGTGGTGGCGTCATCCGTTGTTTTTGCAGGACGACCATCGGGGAAGGCCGAGGGAAGGGGACCATGCAGACGGGCAGCCAGAGTGGCAGGACCTTCGGGTTTGTATTCCTGGATCAGGCGTTGGGGGGAAGAGGCAGGTCCAAGCATGCTGAGATCAAACCGGCCTCCCTGGTTGCCGGTCGTAAACAAGGGACCGATTTTGGTGGTTTGTCCGGGTTGAGCGGCGATGATGCCAGCCGTGGCCAGCGTGAGGTGATCCAGATTGGTCGTGATCGGATCCTCACGGTGCATGTTCCGAGGGCCGATATCGATCCAGACAGGATAGTTGACCAGGGTGCTGCCCGTTTCCACACTGTTGAAGCGAATTTTTCTGGCTGCGTACAGGTCGGCGGCAACCTGATCTTTTTCTGTTTTGATGCCCCAGCCGGACAACAGGGGATTGGGCAGGGAACTGGCCAGCCAGGGGGTGGCATTTTCCTGGGCCTGACAGAAGGGGTCTGCAAACATGACGGTCGGTTTGCCACTCAGGACGAATTGATCGGCGGCGTACAGAATGGGATTGGGCAGATCACGCGGGTGGACCACCATCAAAAGATCCACATCCGGGTCGATCTTGTCGTCGCCGGGCAGGATTGATTTGATGGTGAAAAATTTGGCCAACTCCTTGTGGATGGCCCAGGAAGGTTTTTCCAGGGGGGCACCGGGCACGGTCGAGGAGGGGATGCCGGCCATGGGCAGGGTGGTCAGCAGGCCCAGAACGGGCCGTTTGGCGTGGGTCAAGCGGTAAATCAGGGCTGTAAGGTCGTATTCCAACTGTTCGCCCCATGCCGGGAGCAGAAAGGGAATCATTTCCATGCGTTCCTGGCTGTTCTGCGCCACCAGTCCCAGATACACCTTGCCGGTGGCATTGGGAATGGCAATGCCGCGCAGACCGGCATCCATGGCCATGTCTTCTTCCACCGAAAATGGCTCGGGGTTGACGACGGTCAAACGCAATTTATCGGATCCGGCCATGCGGACATATTCATCCAGCAGGTCCTGAATCCGGGTGACATGGGGTCCCATGCCGGGAATATGGCTGGTCAGGGAGCGGGAGACATAAAACCATAAATGGATTGGTTCCTGGAGATTGGCCAGGATGCGGCGAGTTCCTTCCGACAGGGTGTAGAGCTGCTGGGCGGTCAAATCCAGACGGGCTGATTTCAGGTGCTGATTGGCCAGAATGTTGACCAGAAGAAAAACGGCCAGGGCCAGCAG is a window encoding:
- the lgt gene encoding prolipoprotein diacylglyceryl transferase, which codes for MNEIAPPCIIWNLDPTITLWSMNVRWYGLLFGLGIILGHTLLSWQIARAGYPENTDIRLTWALALGMLIGAFTGHRVFYAWDQVAANPWAAFNLKGPIVGLSSHGAAVGILLALYVYHKWSRIPFLDLADRITFGTTLVAFFVRLGNLANSEIVGKTTSVPWALCLTHHDRTGLVPRHPVQIYEALLSLVVLGLLFWADRRHGGEQRPRGMLLALFASSYFGLRIVAEFFKEPMVFSADSPLSIGQILSLPFFLAGVILLRQTWPGNIRRSAE
- a CDS encoding Gldg family protein, which produces MPTRILTQVRSGSRLLLALAVFLLVNILANQHLKSARLDLTAQQLYTLSEGTRRILANLQEPIHLWFYVSRSLTSHIPGMGPHVTRIQDLLDEYVRMAGSDKLRLTVVNPEPFSVEEDMAMDAGLRGIAIPNATGKVYLGLVAQNSQERMEMIPFLLPAWGEQLEYDLTALIYRLTHAKRPVLGLLTTLPMAGIPSSTVPGAPLEKPSWAIHKELAKFFTIKSILPGDDKIDPDVDLLMVVHPRDLPNPILYAADQFVLSGKPTVMFADPFCQAQENATPWLASSLPNPLLSGWGIKTEKDQVAADLYAARKIRFNSVETGSTLVNYPVWIDIGPRNMHREDPITTNLDHLTLATAGIIAAQPGQTTKIGPLFTTGNQGGRFDLSMLGPASSPQRLIQEYKPEGPATLAARLHGPLPSAFPDGRPAKTTDDATTDRKIGHLNTSREPVRLVLVADCDLLQDQFWVRRMDFQDMPVDVPYTANGRLVMNILDDLLVRPDLISARNQSRSQAARPFVRLLAIRQQAELQAQEIQKVLNQRLQETQIHFLELQQKGNNSALNASQQAEIEKFSQELLTIRKEQREARRRLNLEVEHLQTWIKFLNIGLIPLLVGIGGILVGMRRIRRAHRAAQTTQLHF